A single genomic interval of Tursiops truncatus isolate mTurTru1 chromosome 1, mTurTru1.mat.Y, whole genome shotgun sequence harbors:
- the LOC101324049 gene encoding bile acid receptor-like gives MANTYVTASDGYCLAEPVQYYDILPEQINYQLYDIDFQESPYCQYSTVQFPPVLQSQSLQSHFNTCSLDPQFSGGEYGLLSCELNKSTYVVAHDAEDGYPGIKRSRITHSSIRIKGQEELCVVCGDKASGYHYNALTCEGCKGFFRRSITKNAVYSCKNGGHCEMDMYMRRKCQECRLKKCKAVGMLEECLLTEIQCRSKRLRKNFKQKNNFYSNIKVEEEGVNNKLVSPTTRSGKVIQESMELTQEEHQLINNIVAAHQKYTIPLEETERFLQGYANPELIFLRLSETVVLHIQRLMNFTKRLPGFENLTNEDQTALQKGSKTEVMFLHVAQIYSQKEYLSSTSESKKGTMKISDHSDHSLNCHDQSGDRSAIYPMETFCNEDCPSAMLTGISEEFITTVYYFCRRMNELSITNTEYALLAATTVFFSDRPCITNKQHVENLQEPVLQILYKYSKIYHPEDLQHFAHLIGRLTELRTLNHNYSEILSIWKTKDSKLASLLSEKWNLYSF, from the exons ATGGCCAATACTTACGTCACTGCATCTGATGGGTATTGTCTTGCTGAACCAGTGCAGTACTACG ATATTTTGCCAGAACAAATCAATTATCAGCTGTACGACATTGATTTTCAAGAATCACCTTATTGCCAGTATTCTACTGTCCAGTTTCCTCCAGTTCTACAGTCCCAATCTTTACAGAGTCATTTCAACACTTGTAGCTTGGACCCACAGTTCAGTGGTGGAGAGTATGGACTTCTTTCCTGTGAATTAAATAAATCCACTTACGTGGTTGCCCACGATGCTGAAGATGGTTACCCTGGAATAAAAAGGTCCAGAATAACTCATTCTTCCATTCGTATTAAGGGACAGGAAGAACTCTGTGTAGTTTGTGGTGATAAAGCATCAGGATATCATTACAATGCACTTACTTGTGAAGGTTGCAAAG GGTTTTTTCGACGTAGCATCACCAAAAATGCAGTATATAGTTGCAAGAATGGTGGTCACTGTGAAATGGACATGTACATGCGTAGAAAATGTCAAGAGTGCAGACTAAAAAAGTGTAAGGCTGTAGGAATGTTGGAAGAAT GTTTGCTCACAGAAATCCAATGCAGATCAAAGAGACTTCGAAAGAACTTTAAGCAGAAGAATAATTTTTACTCTAACATcaaagtggaagaggaaggggTAAACAACAAGCTTGTGTCACCTACCACTAGATCTGGAAAAGTG ATTCAGGAGAGCATGGAACTAACTCAAGAGGAACATCAGCTCATTAACAACATTGTGGCCGCTcatcaaaaatatacaattccattagaagaaacagaaagattt CTGCAGGGATATGCAAATCCTGAACTGATCTTCTTGCGACTCTCAGAGACAGTTGTCCTACATATACAGAGGTTAATGAATTTCACCAAGAGACTCCCAG GATTTGAAAATTTGACCAATGAGGATCAGACTGCATTACAGAAGGGATCAAAAACTGAAGTGATGTTCCTTCATGTGGCCCAAATTTACAGTCAAAAAGAATATCTTTCATCAACTTCTGAAAGCAAAAAAG GTACTATGAAAATATCAGATCATTCAGATCATTCACTGAATTGTCATGATCAAAGTGGTGATAGAAGTGCTATTTATCCTATGGAAACATTTTGCAATGAAGATTGTCCTTCTGCTATGCTGACtg GTATTTCTGAAGAATTTATTACTACAGTGTATTACTTCTGTAGAAGAATGAATGAGCTTAGCATTACTAATACTGAATATGCTCTGCTTGCAGCCACAACAGTGTTTTTTTCAG ATCGTCCATGCATTACAAATAAGCAACATGTGGAAAATTTACAAGAACCAGTTTTACAAATTTTGtacaaatattcaaaaatttatcATCCAGAAGACCTACAGCATTTTGCTCATCTCATAGGGAGGCTCACTGAACTGAGAACACTGAATCACAACTATTCAGAAATACTTAGCATTTGGAAAACAAAGGACTCCAAATTGGCTAGTTTACTCTCTGAGAAATggaatttgtattcattttga